A genomic stretch from Flavobacteriales bacterium includes:
- a CDS encoding flippase-like domain-containing protein, with protein MNSTIKSILKFTLSLSIGLGILWWISRKLDIDRQLEDLAKTDFSWILLSLSIAIASHWSRAIRWNILLKPLGYSPKTSTTFYAVMVGYLANLALPRMGEVTRCGILSKQENIPLNKVLGSVIVERGFDLICLILLAIFTIIIQSQLLYSFVSDLFIKNLINPLTKLLANNYFIIIIALGILVSILVAAYILYIKIKTGDSKWAKYANKVKVLIDGFKSGLLSILKMDNKTGFFLHTVLIWLGYYLMVYVCFFSTPAVSVLEWIDGLTVLVLGSFGIVFPTPGGVGAYQLVVQSLLTELYSIKSEPAMVFANVVWFSQTIMVIIVGFLALARLTILGRNKNQNG; from the coding sequence TTGAATTCAACAATAAAATCCATTCTTAAATTTACCCTATCGCTTTCAATTGGACTGGGTATTTTATGGTGGATATCCAGAAAACTAGACATTGATAGACAACTAGAGGATCTTGCGAAAACTGATTTTTCTTGGATCTTGCTCTCATTGAGTATTGCTATCGCAAGTCATTGGAGCCGAGCTATTAGATGGAATATCTTATTAAAGCCACTGGGCTATTCGCCAAAGACATCAACTACATTTTATGCCGTAATGGTTGGCTACTTGGCCAATTTAGCTTTACCAAGAATGGGAGAAGTAACCAGGTGTGGTATATTGAGCAAGCAAGAAAATATCCCTTTAAATAAGGTATTAGGTAGTGTAATAGTAGAACGAGGATTTGACCTAATCTGCCTGATACTCTTAGCTATTTTCACAATTATTATTCAATCTCAACTTCTCTATTCTTTTGTATCTGATTTATTTATCAAGAATCTAATTAACCCATTAACCAAATTGTTAGCTAATAATTATTTCATTATAATTATTGCTCTGGGAATACTCGTCAGCATCTTGGTGGCCGCATATATATTGTATATAAAGATTAAAACAGGTGATTCAAAGTGGGCCAAATATGCTAATAAAGTAAAAGTGCTTATCGATGGTTTCAAATCTGGTTTATTATCCATTTTAAAAATGGATAATAAAACAGGTTTTTTTCTACACACAGTACTTATTTGGCTTGGATACTACCTGATGGTATATGTATGTTTTTTTTCAACTCCGGCCGTTTCTGTTTTGGAATGGATCGATGGACTTACCGTTCTTGTTTTAGGTAGTTTTGGAATTGTGTTTCCCACACCAGGTGGCGTTGGCGCTTACCAATTGGTAGTACAAAGTTTGCTTACAGAGTTATATAGTATCAAATCCGAACCGGCAATGGTATTTGCAAACGTTGTTTGGTTCTCTCAAACAATAATGGTGATCATTGTTGGATTTCTAGCTTTAGCCAGACTTACTATTCTTGGAAGAAATAAGAATCAGAATGGCTAA